One genomic window of Thermus caldifontis includes the following:
- a CDS encoding SDR family oxidoreductase, translating into MTVLVTGATGYVGGRLVPRLLEGGCRVRVLVRNPSRLLGRAWAERVEVVRGDLGNLEDLRRALRGVDTAYYLVHAMLSEEPFGQAEERQALAFAQVAKEEGLAHVVYLGGLLPRGGQPSPHLRSRARVGEILRAHIPTTEFRAGPIVGSGSASFEMVRYLTERLPVMVAPRWILNPVSPIAIRDVLSYLVLALRREPMGVVEIGAPPLSFKGMMETYAMVRGLRRLILPIPVLTPRLAALWVGLVTPIPNRLALPLVEGILYPLVADTRRAQDLFPEVKPLPYRKAVELALERTTLGEVETRWSGALFGQEFLLEDREGIIREVRSLSGRASPELLFQTFSGLGGERGWLVWNWAWAVRGLLDRLLGGPGLRRGRRHPQQLLPGDAVDFWRVERLEPPRLLRLRAEMRLPGRAWLEWQALEEDGGSCLVQTAYFEPLGLTGFLYWWLLYPIHARMFSDLARAIVREAEAASAKPPW; encoded by the coding sequence ATGACCGTGCTAGTTACCGGCGCTACGGGGTACGTGGGCGGTAGGCTGGTGCCCCGGCTCTTGGAAGGGGGGTGCCGGGTAAGGGTTTTGGTCCGTAACCCCTCCCGCCTTCTAGGCCGGGCCTGGGCGGAAAGGGTGGAGGTGGTGCGGGGGGATTTAGGGAACCTCGAGGACCTCCGCCGGGCCCTTCGCGGCGTAGACACCGCCTACTACTTGGTGCACGCCATGCTCTCGGAGGAGCCCTTTGGCCAGGCGGAGGAACGCCAGGCCTTGGCCTTTGCCCAGGTGGCCAAGGAAGAGGGCCTGGCCCACGTGGTCTACCTAGGGGGCCTCCTGCCTCGAGGGGGCCAGCCCTCCCCCCATCTGCGGAGCCGGGCCCGGGTGGGTGAAATCCTTAGGGCGCACATACCCACCACGGAGTTTCGCGCAGGTCCCATCGTGGGCTCGGGCTCCGCCAGCTTTGAGATGGTCCGCTACCTTACGGAGCGCCTACCGGTGATGGTGGCACCCCGCTGGATCCTAAACCCCGTCAGCCCCATCGCCATCCGGGATGTCCTTTCCTACCTGGTGCTTGCCCTTAGGCGGGAACCCATGGGGGTGGTGGAGATCGGGGCCCCCCCCTTGAGCTTCAAGGGGATGATGGAAACCTACGCTATGGTGCGGGGCCTTAGGCGGCTGATCCTGCCCATACCGGTTCTGACCCCTAGACTGGCTGCCCTTTGGGTGGGCCTGGTCACCCCCATCCCCAACCGCTTGGCCCTTCCCTTAGTGGAAGGGATTCTCTACCCCTTGGTGGCGGACACCCGCAGGGCGCAGGACCTTTTCCCCGAGGTAAAGCCCCTCCCCTACCGGAAGGCGGTGGAGCTGGCCCTGGAGCGCACCACCCTGGGGGAGGTGGAGACCCGGTGGTCGGGGGCCCTTTTCGGCCAGGAGTTCCTCCTTGAGGACCGCGAAGGGATCATCCGGGAGGTGCGAAGCCTCTCCGGCAGGGCCAGCCCCGAACTGCTCTTCCAAACCTTCTCCGGACTAGGAGGTGAGAGGGGATGGCTCGTCTGGAACTGGGCCTGGGCAGTTCGGGGGCTTTTGGATCGCCTTTTGGGAGGGCCTGGCCTCCGCCGTGGCCGCCGCCATCCCCAACAGCTTCTCCCCGGGGACGCGGTGGACTTCTGGCGGGTGGAGCGGCTAGAACCCCCTCGGCTTTTGCGCCTGCGGGCGGAGATGCGCCTGCCGGGAAGGGCCTGGTTGGAGTGGCAGGCCCTGGAGGAGGATGGGGGAAGCTGCCTGGTCCAGACCGCCTACTTTGAGCCCTTGGGCCTCACGGGATTCCTCTACTGGTGGCTGCTCTACCCCATCCATGCCCGCATGTTCAGCGACCTGGCACGGGCCATCGTTCGGGAAGCCGAGGCCGCCTCAGCCAAGCCTCCATGGTGA
- a CDS encoding beta-carotene 15,15'-dioxygenase, Brp/Blh family has product MRSAFLLPLVFLPEGWALGLLLLSAVVLGLPHGAADVLVAHRLRWPLGGFLALYLLVAGLALGLLLFLPPLGLAVFLTLALFHWGRVEAKGPLGYWRAGTVLLFPFLFHQERILPFLQAFAPGFAMPPGLALALWALLGLGALWRRPPWPQAADTLLLCLVAFLAHPYAALAGYFLLQHSWDSLRLVGVHGKDWLAVYVATLGGLLLALALYPRFQDPLAVYMAAVYALTLPHALTMEAWLRRPRLPERWPVPGR; this is encoded by the coding sequence ATGCGTTCGGCCTTTCTCCTGCCCCTGGTTTTCCTGCCCGAGGGGTGGGCCCTAGGGCTATTGCTCCTTTCGGCGGTGGTGTTGGGCCTTCCCCACGGCGCAGCCGACGTGCTGGTGGCCCATAGGCTAAGGTGGCCCCTGGGCGGTTTCCTGGCCCTCTACCTCTTGGTGGCGGGGCTTGCCCTGGGCCTCCTTCTCTTCCTACCCCCTTTGGGCTTGGCGGTTTTCCTGACCCTGGCCCTTTTCCACTGGGGTAGGGTGGAGGCTAAGGGGCCCTTGGGCTACTGGCGGGCGGGGACGGTGCTCCTCTTCCCCTTCCTCTTCCATCAGGAGAGGATACTCCCCTTCCTGCAGGCGTTTGCCCCGGGTTTTGCCATGCCTCCGGGCCTGGCCCTCGCCCTGTGGGCCCTTTTGGGTCTAGGGGCCCTTTGGCGCCGTCCCCCCTGGCCCCAGGCGGCCGATACCCTTCTCCTATGCCTGGTGGCCTTCCTGGCGCATCCTTATGCTGCCCTGGCGGGTTACTTCCTCCTCCAGCACAGTTGGGACAGCCTGCGCCTGGTGGGGGTGCATGGAAAAGATTGGCTGGCGGTGTACGTGGCTACCCTGGGAGGGCTCCTATTAGCCTTGGCCCTTTATCCTCGGTTCCAAGACCCCCTGGCCGTCTATATGGCCGCGGTGTACGCCCTTACCCTGCCCCATGCCCTCACCATGGAGGCTTGGCTGAGGCGGCCTCGGCTTCCCGAACGATGGCCCGTGCCAGGTCGCTGA
- a CDS encoding bacteriorhodopsin, protein MVQPDLTFGQYWLVFNTLSLTIAAMGAAAAFFILARSYVAPRYHIALYLSTLITLVAGYHYLRIFESWVGAYQLVDGVYRFSGKPFNDFYRYADWLVTVPLLLLELILVLGLSAARTWNLSIKLVVASVLMLGLGYVGEVNTELGPRTLWGALSSIPFFYILYVLWVELSQAIKEGKYGPRVLELLNATRFVLLMSWGFYPIAYALGTWLPGGAGQEVAIQVGYSLADLIAKPIYGLLVFAIARAKSLEEGFEVGAKAA, encoded by the coding sequence ATGGTTCAGCCAGACCTCACATTCGGGCAGTACTGGTTGGTGTTCAACACCCTCTCCCTCACCATCGCCGCGATGGGCGCGGCGGCCGCGTTCTTCATCCTGGCCCGTAGTTACGTGGCCCCCAGGTACCACATCGCCCTTTACCTTTCCACACTGATTACCCTCGTCGCCGGTTACCATTACCTGCGCATCTTCGAGAGCTGGGTAGGGGCGTACCAGCTGGTGGATGGGGTCTACCGGTTTTCCGGGAAACCCTTTAATGACTTCTACCGCTACGCCGACTGGCTCGTCACCGTTCCCCTGCTCCTTTTGGAGCTCATCCTGGTCCTGGGGCTTTCGGCCGCCCGCACCTGGAACTTGAGCATCAAGCTGGTGGTGGCCTCCGTGCTGATGCTGGGGCTGGGCTATGTGGGCGAGGTAAACACGGAGCTCGGGCCCAGGACCCTTTGGGGAGCCCTGTCCTCCATCCCCTTCTTCTACATCCTCTACGTGCTCTGGGTAGAGCTGTCCCAGGCCATTAAGGAGGGTAAGTACGGGCCCCGGGTGCTGGAGCTCCTGAACGCCACCCGCTTCGTCCTTCTGATGTCCTGGGGCTTCTACCCCATTGCCTATGCCCTGGGCACCTGGCTTCCGGGCGGGGCCGGGCAGGAGGTGGCCATCCAGGTGGGCTACAGCCTGGCGGACCTCATCGCTAAGCCCATTTACGGCCTCCTGGTCTTCGCCATAGCCCGGGCCAAGAGCCTGGAGGAGGGCTTCGAGGTAGGGGCCAAGGCTGCATAG
- a CDS encoding SDR family NAD(P)-dependent oxidoreductase: protein MRTLILGATGGLGSALALALKGQELLLSGRRAAELRALAEKVGGQALPADLKDELEAKALLEEAGELDLAFHAVGSVARGSLREAERKAVESLLEDHLLSALFLLKYGRFRPGARLVFFGAYPRYVQVPGFAAYAAAKGALEWYLEAARKELRREGVRLVLVRLPAVATGLWAPLGGPPKGALSPEEAARKVLEGVLQEPPPEVLEV, encoded by the coding sequence ATGCGCACCCTCATCCTGGGAGCTACAGGCGGGTTGGGAAGCGCCTTGGCCCTGGCCCTAAAGGGGCAGGAACTCCTCCTCTCGGGGCGTAGGGCGGCGGAGCTAAGGGCCTTGGCGGAGAAGGTGGGGGGCCAGGCCCTGCCTGCAGACCTGAAAGACGAGCTGGAGGCCAAGGCCCTCCTGGAGGAGGCGGGCGAGCTGGACCTAGCCTTCCACGCCGTGGGCTCGGTGGCCCGGGGATCCCTGCGGGAGGCCGAACGGAAGGCGGTGGAAAGCCTCCTGGAGGACCACCTCCTCTCCGCCCTTTTCCTCCTCAAGTACGGCCGCTTCCGCCCGGGGGCCCGGCTGGTCTTCTTCGGGGCCTATCCCCGCTACGTCCAGGTACCCGGGTTTGCCGCCTACGCCGCCGCCAAAGGGGCCTTGGAATGGTATCTGGAGGCGGCGCGGAAGGAGCTCAGGCGGGAGGGGGTCCGGCTGGTCCTGGTGCGGCTTCCCGCGGTGGCCACAGGTCTTTGGGCCCCCTTGGGTGGTCCTCCGAAGGGTGCCCTGTCCCCAGAGGAAGCTGCCCGTAAGGTGCTGGAGGGGGTCCTTCAGGAACCGCCTCCGGAGGTCCTGGAGGTCTAG
- a CDS encoding flavin reductase family protein — translation MAKAPYRSFFYPMHLALLSVGENFMPLAWWTPVSKEPFRFLFAMDRKNHTLSLLRELEEAALSFLPWEEREWVVRSGYLSGRRVRKADRLCVALRKARRLERTWVPEKALAVYEMKVQEWPLEGDHALFLGDVLHVEGSPKAKGRPILFLGFRDYATTGETWRFRP, via the coding sequence ATGGCAAAGGCGCCCTACCGGTCCTTCTTCTACCCCATGCACCTGGCCCTCCTTTCCGTGGGGGAAAACTTCATGCCCCTTGCCTGGTGGACCCCGGTTTCCAAAGAACCTTTCCGCTTCCTCTTCGCCATGGACCGCAAAAACCACACCCTCTCCCTGCTCAGGGAGCTCGAGGAAGCGGCCCTCTCCTTCCTCCCTTGGGAGGAACGGGAATGGGTGGTGCGCTCTGGCTACCTCTCAGGCCGCAGGGTGCGCAAGGCGGATAGGCTCTGCGTGGCCCTGCGAAAGGCCCGGAGGCTGGAGCGCACTTGGGTTCCGGAAAAGGCCTTGGCCGTTTACGAGATGAAGGTGCAGGAGTGGCCCTTGGAGGGGGACCATGCCCTCTTCCTGGGAGATGTGCTCCACGTGGAGGGGAGCCCCAAGGCCAAGGGGAGGCCCATCCTCTTCCTGGGCTTTCGGGACTACGCCACCACGGGGGAAACCTGGAGGTTTAGACCATGA
- a CDS encoding YceI family protein → MRRLLPFLLPLLAWAQAPYGVMGEVRYRGYYPLGSWEGRNPTARGEVLWDGEQAKGQVCLEQRAWDSGNEERDKKAREILRAEAFPLACLYPKRAGFQGARFVVEGELEMVGKRLPVRLEGVLEGRPENGKFQGAFRTRFSDWGLERPRFLFLEVRDEVEVFVEARVKR, encoded by the coding sequence ATGAGGAGGCTTTTGCCCTTTCTCCTACCCCTTCTCGCCTGGGCACAGGCACCCTATGGGGTGATGGGAGAGGTACGTTACCGGGGGTACTACCCTTTGGGAAGCTGGGAGGGGAGGAACCCCACCGCTAGGGGTGAGGTGCTTTGGGATGGGGAGCAGGCTAAGGGACAGGTCTGCCTGGAGCAAAGGGCCTGGGATTCGGGAAACGAGGAGAGGGACAAGAAGGCCCGGGAGATCCTAAGGGCTGAGGCCTTTCCCCTAGCCTGCCTCTACCCGAAACGGGCGGGCTTCCAGGGAGCCCGTTTTGTGGTGGAGGGGGAACTGGAGATGGTAGGCAAAAGGCTTCCCGTGCGCCTGGAGGGGGTCTTGGAGGGGAGGCCAGAAAACGGGAAGTTCCAGGGGGCCTTCCGCACCCGTTTCTCCGACTGGGGCTTGGAAAGGCCCCGTTTCCTCTTCCTGGAGGTGCGGGACGAGGTGGAGGTCTTCGTGGAGGCTAGGGTAAAGCGATGA
- the uvsE gene encoding UV DNA damage repair endonuclease UvsE — translation MIGLGYPCENLTLKASTNHTLRLASLEEDRVRAKVAQNLEDLERILRWNYQKGFRLFRIGQHLIPFASHPRFPYNWERVHGEALTRLGSLARALGQRLSFHPGQYVNLGSPDPRVVERSLAELRYSAQVLDLLQARDGVLVVHLGGVYGDREGTLRRFVENLKGEREILGFLALENDERFWGIEEALRAAEALGVSVVVDTLHHALNPGRLSLEEALRLAFATWKGRPKVHLSSQDPKKRPGAHAFQVEEEDWERLLQALPQPAHVMVEAKGKEQGLPPGAEAFLRGKAPELSPQPTPFDRIP, via the coding sequence ATGATCGGCCTCGGCTACCCTTGCGAGAACCTGACCCTGAAGGCCAGCACCAACCACACCCTGCGCCTGGCCTCCTTGGAAGAGGACCGGGTGCGGGCCAAGGTGGCCCAAAACCTAGAGGACCTGGAGCGCATCCTGCGCTGGAACTATCAGAAGGGCTTCCGCCTCTTCCGCATTGGGCAGCACCTCATCCCCTTTGCCTCGCACCCCCGCTTCCCCTACAACTGGGAAAGGGTCCATGGAGAAGCGCTTACCCGCCTGGGAAGCCTCGCCAGGGCCTTGGGCCAACGCCTCTCCTTCCACCCCGGACAGTACGTGAACCTGGGAAGCCCAGATCCAAGGGTGGTAGAGCGCTCCCTGGCGGAACTCCGCTACTCGGCCCAGGTCCTAGACCTCCTCCAGGCCCGCGATGGGGTATTGGTGGTTCACCTGGGCGGGGTCTACGGGGACCGGGAGGGCACCCTGCGCCGCTTTGTGGAAAACCTTAAGGGGGAAAGGGAAATCCTTGGCTTTTTGGCCTTGGAAAACGACGAACGGTTTTGGGGGATAGAGGAAGCCTTGCGGGCGGCCGAGGCCCTGGGGGTGTCGGTGGTGGTGGACACCCTCCACCACGCCCTAAATCCGGGGCGGCTTTCCCTGGAGGAAGCCCTGCGGCTAGCCTTCGCCACCTGGAAGGGGAGGCCCAAGGTTCACCTCTCCAGCCAGGACCCCAAAAAGCGCCCGGGGGCCCACGCCTTTCAGGTAGAGGAGGAGGATTGGGAAAGGCTCCTCCAAGCCCTTCCCCAGCCCGCCCACGTGATGGTGGAGGCCAAGGGCAAGGAGCAGGGCCTCCCTCCCGGGGCAGAGGCCTTTCTTCGGGGCAAGGCGCCAGAGCTATCCCCGCAACCAACCCCTTTTGACCGCATACCGTAG
- a CDS encoding YeeE/YedE family protein, producing MNRTQPAQPLYLGLFLLPALGLSYAIWLASGSRLVLAFWVAILLGLALFHAKFGFASGFRRFLLTGESRLLRAHFLLFALTSLLFFPFLVRGEAFGQAVQGFLVPLGVGLAVGAFLFGLGMQLGDGCASGTLYHTGSGDTRGILVLLGFMVGSLLGVYHLPYWQTLPAWNPGSALNWFPSPYMGLFLWIGLLAFLYLLVSGVERRRTGQVVPLWQREATHPLFGPWSLVAGAAVLALGSLLILLLLGRPWGVTAAFALWGGKLAQGLGIPVLDWALFHNPVFAEKLQQSILQDPTSVTNLGVFLGAFLGAALGGAFSLRDLRQVPWTTHLGVFLGGVLMGYGARLAGGCNIGAYLGGTASFSLHGPLWGLFALLGTALGVRLRPACRLENEGGAGKSLPST from the coding sequence ATGAACCGCACCCAACCCGCCCAACCCCTGTACCTGGGCCTTTTTCTCCTACCCGCCTTGGGCCTTTCCTACGCCATTTGGCTGGCCTCCGGCTCCAGGCTGGTCCTGGCCTTCTGGGTAGCCATCCTCCTCGGCCTGGCCCTCTTCCACGCCAAGTTCGGCTTCGCCTCGGGGTTCCGCCGCTTCCTCCTCACGGGGGAAAGCAGATTGTTACGGGCCCACTTCCTCCTCTTTGCCCTAACAAGCCTCCTCTTCTTCCCCTTCCTGGTTCGGGGGGAGGCCTTCGGCCAGGCGGTACAGGGCTTCCTGGTACCCTTGGGGGTGGGCCTGGCGGTGGGGGCCTTTCTCTTTGGCCTTGGTATGCAGTTGGGGGATGGCTGCGCCTCCGGTACCCTCTACCACACGGGAAGCGGGGACACGCGTGGGATCTTGGTTCTGCTGGGCTTTATGGTTGGTTCCTTGCTGGGGGTGTACCATCTTCCCTACTGGCAGACCCTGCCCGCCTGGAACCCAGGTAGCGCCCTCAACTGGTTTCCTTCCCCCTACATGGGCCTTTTCCTCTGGATCGGCCTTTTGGCCTTCCTCTACCTCCTGGTTTCCGGGGTGGAAAGGAGGCGCACGGGCCAGGTGGTACCCCTCTGGCAACGGGAAGCCACCCACCCCCTCTTCGGCCCCTGGAGCCTGGTGGCGGGTGCGGCGGTTCTGGCCCTGGGGAGCCTCCTCATCCTCCTCCTTTTGGGCCGACCCTGGGGGGTAACGGCGGCCTTCGCCCTTTGGGGAGGCAAGCTAGCCCAAGGATTGGGTATACCGGTTCTGGACTGGGCCCTTTTCCACAACCCCGTCTTCGCGGAAAAGCTTCAGCAGAGCATCCTTCAGGACCCCACCAGCGTAACCAACCTCGGGGTCTTCTTGGGGGCTTTCCTGGGAGCGGCCTTGGGTGGCGCCTTTAGCCTTCGGGACCTTCGCCAGGTGCCCTGGACCACCCACCTGGGGGTCTTCCTGGGCGGGGTACTTATGGGCTACGGGGCCCGGCTGGCCGGGGGTTGCAACATCGGGGCCTACCTGGGGGGCACCGCCTCTTTCAGCCTCCACGGTCCCCTCTGGGGCCTCTTTGCCCTCCTGGGCACGGCCCTTGGGGTGCGGCTGAGGCCGGCCTGCCGCCTGGAGAACGAGGGCGGAGCTGGAAAGAGCCTGCCTAGCACCTGA
- a CDS encoding complex I NDUFA9 subunit family protein, with protein MRVLVVGGTGFVGRHLVALLLQRGHTPLVLSRTSRHLPPGAVHLPGDITRQVPDLEGVEAAIYLAGIIRERGQTFRQVHVEGVRNLLQGLQQAGVNRVLHMSALGARRGTGSRYYETKAEAEELVRESGLSYAIFRPSLIFGPGDEFFGQVLRGLICGPLPFVPLIGDGRFPFRPVYVGDVAGVFAQALEGGLEGTFDLVGPKEYTFRELLELCLGVLGRKKPFLPVPLWLTDLTVPLLSRLPFAPLTLDQYLMLKEGNTAPFPEALRELLPAPKALEEVLPTYLRC; from the coding sequence ATGCGGGTCCTGGTGGTGGGGGGTACAGGATTTGTGGGCCGCCACCTGGTGGCCCTCCTTCTGCAAAGGGGCCACACCCCCCTGGTCCTCTCCCGCACCTCCCGGCACCTTCCCCCTGGGGCGGTGCACCTCCCGGGGGACATTACCCGGCAGGTGCCGGACCTAGAAGGGGTAGAGGCCGCCATCTACCTGGCGGGGATCATCCGGGAAAGGGGCCAGACCTTCCGCCAGGTCCATGTGGAGGGGGTAAGAAACCTCCTGCAAGGTTTGCAGCAAGCTGGGGTGAACCGGGTTCTCCACATGTCGGCCCTAGGGGCCAGGCGGGGGACGGGTAGCCGCTACTACGAAACCAAGGCTGAGGCGGAGGAGCTGGTGCGGGAAAGCGGCCTAAGCTACGCCATCTTCCGCCCAAGCCTGATCTTCGGTCCAGGGGATGAGTTCTTCGGCCAGGTGCTTAGGGGCCTCATCTGTGGGCCCTTACCCTTTGTGCCCCTGATTGGGGATGGCCGTTTCCCCTTCCGCCCCGTGTACGTGGGGGATGTGGCCGGGGTCTTCGCCCAGGCATTGGAAGGGGGCCTCGAGGGCACCTTTGACCTGGTGGGGCCGAAGGAGTACACCTTCCGGGAGCTTTTGGAGCTTTGCCTGGGGGTCCTGGGGCGGAAAAAGCCCTTCCTTCCCGTACCCCTGTGGCTTACGGACCTAACCGTACCCCTTCTATCCCGCCTCCCTTTTGCCCCCCTTACCCTGGACCAGTACCTGATGCTAAAGGAGGGGAACACCGCCCCCTTTCCCGAAGCCTTAAGGGAGCTCCTTCCGGCCCCCAAGGCCCTGGAGGAGGTCCTGCCCACGTACCTCAGGTGCTAG
- a CDS encoding helix-turn-helix domain-containing protein, whose product MKRLNRKEVVFLAGDRADTLYRLQSGLVRIVELLPDGRTLTLRHVLPGDYFGEEALEGKRYRYAAEAMTEAVVEGLDPRGMDHEALHQVARNLARQMRRVQAYEAHLQSGELRARIARYLLFLADTPASFRDEQGLFVTASHEEIADATASTRESVSKILSDLRQEGLISTAYRKVYLLNLKALEQEAQGILEAA is encoded by the coding sequence ATGAAGAGGCTTAACCGTAAGGAAGTGGTGTTTTTGGCAGGCGACCGGGCGGATACCCTTTATCGGCTACAGTCGGGTCTGGTGCGCATTGTGGAGCTTTTGCCTGACGGGCGCACCCTTACCCTGCGCCACGTTCTTCCCGGCGACTACTTTGGCGAGGAGGCCCTGGAGGGGAAGCGTTACCGCTACGCTGCCGAGGCCATGACCGAGGCGGTGGTGGAGGGATTGGACCCCAGGGGCATGGACCATGAAGCCCTGCACCAGGTGGCCCGCAACCTGGCCCGGCAGATGCGGCGGGTGCAGGCCTACGAGGCCCACCTACAGTCGGGGGAGCTCAGGGCCCGGATTGCCCGCTACCTTCTGTTTCTGGCGGACACTCCTGCCTCCTTCCGGGACGAACAGGGCCTTTTCGTCACCGCCTCCCACGAGGAGATCGCCGATGCCACCGCTTCCACCCGGGAGTCGGTATCCAAGATTCTCTCCGACCTGCGGCAGGAGGGCTTGATCAGCACCGCGTACCGCAAGGTTTACCTCCTGAACCTGAAGGCCTTGGAGCAGGAGGCCCAGGGGATCCTCGAGGCGGCCTAG
- a CDS encoding MerR family transcriptional regulator: MTHPGVYTIAEVEAMTGLSAEVLRQWERRYGFPKPERTPGGHRLYRPEDVEALLVIRRYLEEGATPQAAIRRYLAQESRPDGLPKELLGALLQADLPRAEALFRRGVKLLGPEGALRGLLVPVLKEVGEGWHRGEVNVAQEHLATQFLRSRLQELLDLVGYPRGAPILVTTPPGERHELGAMLAAYYLRRRGFPALYLGPDTPLSDLERLSRELGARAVVLSASLAEPLKALPPGALADLAPKVFLGGQGADEWIARHLGAQYVPDLEALPQVLEEAA; encoded by the coding sequence ATGACCCATCCTGGGGTGTACACCATCGCCGAGGTGGAGGCCATGACCGGCCTTTCCGCAGAGGTGTTGCGGCAGTGGGAGAGGCGGTATGGCTTCCCCAAGCCGGAAAGGACCCCAGGCGGCCACCGCCTGTACCGGCCAGAGGACGTGGAGGCGCTTTTGGTGATCCGCCGTTACCTGGAGGAGGGGGCCACCCCCCAGGCGGCCATCCGCCGCTACCTGGCCCAGGAGTCCCGGCCCGATGGGCTCCCCAAGGAGCTTCTTGGGGCCCTTTTGCAGGCGGACCTCCCGCGGGCTGAGGCTCTTTTCCGCCGAGGGGTCAAGCTCCTGGGGCCGGAAGGGGCCCTAAGGGGGCTTTTGGTGCCCGTGCTTAAGGAGGTGGGGGAGGGTTGGCACCGGGGGGAGGTGAACGTGGCCCAGGAGCACCTGGCCACCCAGTTCCTCCGTTCTAGGCTCCAGGAGCTTTTGGACCTGGTGGGGTATCCCCGGGGTGCTCCCATCCTGGTGACCACGCCCCCGGGGGAGCGGCACGAGCTGGGGGCTATGTTGGCGGCCTATTACCTTAGGCGGCGGGGGTTTCCCGCCTTGTACCTGGGTCCCGATACCCCCCTTTCCGACCTGGAGCGCCTGTCCCGGGAGCTTGGGGCTAGGGCGGTGGTGCTTTCCGCCTCCCTTGCGGAGCCCCTCAAGGCCCTTCCCCCAGGGGCCCTTGCGGATCTGGCCCCCAAGGTGTTCTTGGGAGGCCAAGGGGCAGACGAGTGGATAGCCAGGCATTTGGGGGCCCAGTATGTGCCGGACCTGGAGGCCTTGCCCCAGGTGTTGGAGGAGGCAGCATGA
- a CDS encoding phytoene/squalene synthase family protein, which translates to MEPDWKSLARILRRHSATFYWGSLLFPPVERKGAWAVYAACRLGDEAVDGPKAGEEALEAWWQGVERAYGGRPRAEWERGLAWALERWPIPLEAFWHMREGFALDLGPVRLGTEEELLRYCYQVAGTVGRMMAPIAGGGPEVEERAILLGQAMQLTNILRDVGEDLRRDRVYLPAELLKRFGVSLAHLEEGRITPEYQNLMAHLESQARLLYREGLKGLGGLRVGRAAIALAALQYQAILDKLRLSGYDNLRQRAHLEPWERLWLLPKALRISRNGPLTTVS; encoded by the coding sequence ATGGAACCGGATTGGAAAAGCCTGGCCCGCATCCTGCGGCGCCATTCCGCCACCTTCTACTGGGGAAGCCTCCTCTTCCCCCCGGTAGAAAGGAAAGGGGCCTGGGCGGTCTATGCCGCCTGCCGGCTCGGGGATGAGGCGGTGGACGGGCCTAAAGCAGGCGAGGAGGCCCTAGAAGCCTGGTGGCAGGGGGTGGAAAGGGCCTATGGGGGAAGGCCCCGGGCCGAGTGGGAAAGGGGCCTGGCCTGGGCCCTGGAGCGCTGGCCCATTCCCTTGGAGGCCTTCTGGCACATGCGGGAGGGCTTCGCCTTGGACTTGGGGCCCGTGCGCCTGGGGACGGAGGAGGAGCTTTTACGCTACTGCTACCAGGTGGCGGGGACCGTGGGCCGGATGATGGCCCCCATCGCCGGAGGCGGCCCAGAGGTGGAGGAAAGGGCCATCCTCCTGGGCCAGGCCATGCAGCTCACCAACATCCTGCGGGACGTGGGGGAAGACCTGAGGCGGGATAGGGTCTATCTGCCAGCCGAGCTCTTAAAGCGCTTTGGCGTATCCCTGGCCCACCTGGAGGAAGGCCGGATCACCCCCGAGTACCAGAACCTGATGGCCCATCTGGAGAGCCAGGCCCGCCTCCTTTACCGGGAAGGCCTAAAGGGCCTAGGGGGTCTAAGGGTGGGCAGGGCGGCCATCGCCCTCGCCGCCTTGCAATACCAGGCCATCCTGGACAAGCTCCGGCTTTCTGGGTATGACAACCTCCGCCAAAGGGCCCACCTGGAGCCCTGGGAACGGCTTTGGCTTCTGCCCAAGGCCTTAAGGATCTCCCGCAACGGTCCGCTGACTACAGTCAGCTAG